Genomic segment of Streptomyces alboniger:
CCCAGGTGACCACCGAGCACACCCCGTAGAAGGCGAGGAACGCGACGAACGCCCCCGTGCCCGACCCCACGGTCTGGAAGGACTGCCGCAGGGCGAGGTTGATGCCGAGCCCGCCGAGCGCGCCGAGGGCCCCGATCAGACCCATCGCCGCCCCGGACATCCGCCGCCCGTGGGCCGCGGCCTCCTCCCCCACGAGCCCCTTGCCCTCGGCCTTGGCCTGGAAGATGCCGGGGATCATCTTGTACGTAGATCCGTTGCCGAGCCCGGTGAGCACGAACAGGGCGATGAAGGCGCCGACGAAGAGCGGCAGCGACTCCCTGACCGAGGCCAGCACAACGACGCCGGTCGCGGCCCCCATGCCGACGAAGTTCCACAGGGTGATGCGCGCCCCGCCGTGCCGGTCGGCGAGCCGTCCGCCCACGGGCCGGATCAGCGAGCCGAGCAGCGGGCCGATGAAGGTCACCTGCGCGGCCTCCAGCGGCGTACGCCCGAACTGCGTCTGGAGGACAAGACCGAAGGCGAAGCTGTAACCGATGAAGGAGCCGAACGTCCCCACGTAGAGGAACGCCATGATCCACGTGTGCGTGTCCCGGGCGGCGGCCTTGACGGCCCCCGTGTCGTTGCGCACGGAGGAGATGCTGTCCATGTAGCGGGCGGCGCAGAAGGCGGAGACGAGGATCAGCGGGATGTAGATCCCGAGCACCACCCGCGGCCCGCCGCTCGCCCCGATGACCGCGAGCCCGACGAGCTGCACGACCGGTACGCCGATGTTGCCGCCCCCGGCGTTGAGCCCGAGCGCCCAGCCCTTCTCCCGCAGCGGGAAGAAGGAGTTGATGTTGGTCATGCTGGAGGCGAAGTTGCCGCCGCCCACGCCGGTGAGCAGCGCGCACACCATGAAGGTGGTGTAGGAGGTCCCCGGCTCCATGACGACGAAGGCGGCGACGGTCGGGGCGAGCAGCAGCGAGGCCGCGATGACGGTCCAGTTACGGCCGCCGAAGCGGGCGACGGCGAAGGTGTACGGGACGCGGACGACGGCTCCCACCAGGGTCGCCATCGACACCAGGAAGAACTTTCCGGCCGGGTCGATGCCGTACTCGGGCCCCATGAACAGGACCATCACGGACCACATGCTCCAGATGGAGAACCCGATGTGCTCGGAGAGCACCGAGAACGCCAGATTCCGCCGGGCGACCCGCTCCCCTCCCTCCTCCTTCCAGAACCGCTCGTCCTCCGGGTCCCACCGCTCGATCCACATCACACGCCTCCACGGCTAGTCCACGGGCCTCGGCCGGCGCCCGCGAAGGTGCCGACGGTCCCGAAGGTAGGGAGGACGCGTTTCGGCCCTGTGGCGCGGAGTGACCGTCGGGGAACGTTGCTCTCACGTGGGGCGGGGCGGGGTGGTGAGGGCGGCGGTGAACGCCGGGCGGCGGGGCCCGGCGTCCGGTCACCGGTTGATGGACTGGATCTCCTCGACCTCTACCTGCTGGTCCGCGCCGAACCGGCCCTCGGGAAGGTCTCCGCCCTCGCCGGTGGTGCTGGTCCAGCTGATCTTCCAGGTGACGGTGGCCTGGAGGTCGTACGAACCGTCGCCGGAGGAGCGCAGGTACTTCACGCCGCACGGTGGGTCCGTGTCCGCGGGGGTGCCCTTGGCGCGGGGCACGCCGATCCGGTGGTCCTCGATCGGGCATTCCCCGGATGCGGGATACGTCTCGGCGTCCTCCGTCCCCGGCGCGATCGAGAGGGACACGGGTTCGGCGGTCGTGGTCGCGGAGAGGTCCGAGCCCGGGATGCTCGCGGTGACGGAGACCTTCTTGAACTTCGCCTTGTCCAGCCAGACCCAGGTCGGGAGATTGACCTTCGTCGTTCCCTGCGGGGCCATCGTGATCTCGGTGCTCGGTACGGGGAGTTCGTCGTAGGCGTACTCGGCGAGGACCTTGGGGGTCACCGCGAGGGGTTCCTCGGGAGTCGTCCCCTCATCGACCCAGAAGGGCTGCTTGTCGCACGCGCTGGCCTCGGGGTCGTCCTTGCGGTTCGGATTGACCGCCGCGGCCCAGAACATCCCCTTGCCCTGCTTGTCGAGGTTGTAGTCCTTGTACGGCTTGCCCTCCTTGTAGCGGTTGTCGAGGTAGTCCCCGACGAACTCCCCGACACCCTCGAAGAGCGGTACACCGTCGCCGAAGCTCCGCCACGCCTTGACCGTCTTCTCGATCTCCTTCGGCGAGAAGGCGGGCTCGTACCAGCAGGCGGGCGGATTCCAATTGCTGTCCGCCGACGAGAGATTCCCGGTCCGGGCCGAGCGCGTATCGCCGTTGACCGACGTCTGGACCTTCGTCTGGACGGTGATGGTGCGGCCGTTTCTGCCGCCCTTGGCTTCCTTCGTGGGGCTTGTGGTGTTCGTTCGGTCCGCCCAGGCCATCGGTGTGGCCTGCACGGTGAACAGGACGGCCGTGCATACGGCCAACGCCACGCTTTTGCGCATCACGGCTGGCAGACCTCGCTCCCGCGCTCCGCCGTGCTCTTGGTCACCTGCCACACCCCTTTGGAGTTCTTCCGGAGCCGGTCGCTGTAGAAGACGTACGAATTCTTCGTGGCCTTGGTGACGTTCGTCTTCTTCGTCTTGCGGTCCTTCGTGTAGCCCTTGGACTCGTCGGCGCAGTACGTGAGCCCGGCCGAACCGTCCTTACTGAAGGCGACCTTGCGGTTGAAGTAACGCACCGTGCCGGTCACCGTCGTGCCGTCCTTGATGAATCCGCTGACCCACTCCACCGTTCCGAGCAGAGCCGAGTCCTTGCTGTAGAAGACGATGGCCTCGGACTTGGGGTCCTGCTTCTCGATCGCCTCGTCAATGGCGCGGAGGTACTCCGCGTTGTCACGCAGCACCGCGTCCGTCCTGGCGTCGCCAGTGGTCTCGGGAGTGAAGACGAGTTCGTCACCCTTCGGCAAGGTGACCTTGGGCCGCTCGATCCCATCGGCCGAAGCCGAGGCCGACGGAGACTTCTTCGACCCGTCTCCCGAGTCGGCGCCCGCGATCTTGTCGTTGTCCTTCGCTCCTCCGTCGCCGCCTCCACAGGCGGAAAGCGAAAGGGCGGCGACCGCGGTCATGGCGGCCGCTGCGAGCAGGGCGGGTCGGCGGTTCACGGTCAGCTCCTGGTGAGACGGGAGTTCTCTGGAGTGCACCAAGCTATCCAGGAGGGAGAGGCGAGGTCACGTCGAGGTCAGCCCAGGTGCGTGTCCCCGAGTGACACCAACAGGCGGCGCAACGCCCAGTCGAGGGCCTCGCGGTCGGCGGGGGTGAGGGCGGTCAGCATGCGCTGTTCGTTGGCGATGTGGTCGACGACCGCTCGGTCGACCAGGTCCAGGCCGGCCTCGGTGAGGCGGACGCGGATGGCCCGGCGGTCGGCGGGGTCCTGACGGCGTTCGATGAGGCCCTTGCGCTCCAGCTTGTCGAGGCGGTTCGTGATGGCACCGGAGGTCACCATCGCGGTCTTGAGGAGGCCGCCCGCGGTCAGCTCGTGCGGGGCGCCGACCCGGCGCAGCGTGGCGAGGACGTCGAACTCCGCGAACTCCAGGCCGTACTCGGTGAAGACCGTCTTCATTCCCTTGCTCAGCAGGTGATCGGCGCGCTTGATGCGGCCCACCAGGGCCATCGCGTCCAGGCCCGCGAGGTCCAGGTCCGGGCGTTCGCGGCGCCACTGGGCGCGCAACTGGTCGATGGCGTCGGCGCGGGGCTCGTCCGGGGTCTCCTGCTGGGCTGTCTCTTGCTCGGCCATGGCGGCACAGCTCCAAATCTCTCAACGTTCAGATACTTGACGTTCGCGGATCGGGGGTCCATATTTATCTCAACGTTGAGAATAACAGCGTTCAGGGGAAGAGCGAGGGGAAGCGTCATGGTTGTCAGCAGGATCAGCATCGCGGAGCGCGGGTCGTCGACGCAGGGCCACGCTGGGGCACCCAAGCCCCCGGCATCCACATCGGCTCCCGCTCCCCGCTCCCCCTCCGCGAAGGCGGTGGCCGGCATCGCCGCACTGGCGGCCATCGGCCCGGCGACCTGGGGCACGACCTACGTAACGACCACCGAACTCCTCCCCCCGGACCGCCCGTTGCTCGCCGCGGCCCTGCGCGCGCTGCCCGCCGGGCTGATCCTGCTCGCGCTCACCCGACGGCTGCCGCGCGGCGACTGGTGGTGGAAGGCGGCCGTGCTGGGGGTGCTCAACTTCGGCGCGTTCTTCCCGCTGCTCTTCTTCGGTGCCTACCGCCTGCCCGGCGGCGTCGCCTCGACGGTCAGCGCGGTCATGCCGCTGCTGGTGGCGGGCTTCGGAGCCGGCGTCCTGAAGGTGCGGCCCACCCGCCGTACGCTGGCGGCGGGCCTCGTCGGTGTCGTGGGCGTGGGCCTGCTGGTCCTGCGCGGCAGCGCGGCGGTCGACGCCGCCGGGATCGTCGCGATGCTGGCGGCCACGACGCTGATGGCCCTCGCGGTGGTGCTCAGCAAGCGGTGGGGCCGACCCGACGGAGTCTCCCTGCTCACGCTCACCGGATGGCAGCTGACCGCGGGCGGCCTGGTCCTTGCGCCCATCGCCCTCACCGCCGAGGGCCTGCCCGACCACCTCACGGGCGCCAACCTCGCCGGTTACGCCTACCTCGGCATCATCGGCACGGCCATCGCGTACGCCCTGTGGTTCCGCGGCATCGAACGCCTCCCCGCCTCCTCGGTCTCCTTCCTCGGCCTGACCAACCCGGTCGTCGCCACGCTCGCGGGCCTGCTGCTCCTGGGCCAGACCCTGACCCCTTGGCAGCTGGGCGGCCTGGTCCTGGTCCTGGCGAGCGTCGTCCTGGGCCAGAGCCGCCGCGCGTAGCACCCCCCCGGGCCACCACCCCCCTGAACTGAACAGAGGAGCACCCCATGCACACCCCCACCCCCACCCCCCGCATCCGCATCACGGTCTTCGGGGCGGCGGGAACCGCAGGAAGCCGCGTCGTGACGGAGGCCCTGTCCCGGGGCCACGAGGTGACCGCCGTGGTCCGCGACGCCGCCCGCTTCCCCGAACTGCACCCGGACGCGACGCACCGCACAGGTGACGCGGGAAACCCGGACCACGTGGCGGAGTTGGCCGCGGGCCAGGACGTCGTCATCAACGCGACAAGACCCGCCCCGGGCCGCGAAGCCGACCACGCGGCCGTCATCGGAGCCCTGCTGGCGGGCCTGGCCGAGGCCCCCGGCGCCCGCCTCCTGGTGATCGGCGGCGCGGGCAGCCTGACGGTCCCCGGGACGGCGGGAACCCTCGCGATCGACGACCCCCGCTACGTCCCCCCGGCCTGGCGCCACATAGCGGCGGCCTCCAACGCCCAGTACGACGCGCTCCGCACAGCACCCACGGACGTGAACTGGACCTACCTGAGCCCTTCCGCGGTCCTGGAACCAGGCACCCGCACCGCCGCGTTCCGCCTGGGCGAAGACGAACTCCTGGTGGACGCGGAGGGCAACTCGTCCCTCTCGATGGAGGACTTGGCGGTAGCCCTCCTGGACGAGACGGAGAACCCACGACACCCCCGTGCCCGCTTCACGGCCGGGTACTGAGAGCCGGGCACTCGCCGACGCGGAGGTTGCGCGCATCCGCCTACTTCGCCGGGAACTTCCAGACAGCAGGCTCGCCCTCACTGTCCTCGGGGGCCCAGTGGACCTCAATCTCCTTGGTGCCGACCGGGACCAGGTAGGTCTGGCAGAGCACGTGGCTCTCGCCCTTCTTCCAGCCCTCCAGCTCCAGTTCGTCCTCGCAGCCGGCCGCGTCCTCGGAGGCGCCGATCAGGAGGCCGCCGCGGACGCCGTCGGCGTAGATCTCCGCGCCGTCGCCCACGTCGGGGACGTCCGCGAGCGGGGCGCCCGCCTTGTGCGTGTACTTCACGTGGGCGACCGCCGCGACCAGGCCCTTGGCCTTCTTCGGGTCCGAGACCAGCTTCTTGGCCTCGGCCTCCGTGCCCAGGTCGACCTTCTGCGCGGCGACCTCGTACGTGACGGTCGCGCTCTCCTCCTTGACCTTCGCCGTGGTGCTCTCACCGGCCGCGAGCGCGGAGGGCGCCTTCGGCTTCGCCTGGGAGTTGGCGGCCTCGCCCTTCGGCTTGTCCTCCGACTTCTTGTCGTCCCCACCGCCACAGGCGGTCAGCGCGAGGGCGAGTACGGCGACGGGCGCGGCGAAGCGCAGCGCGGTCTTCTTGCAGAGCAAAGTGATCTCCTGGCAGTGACGGGCCCGCCGCTCGGCAGGGGGCCCGGCCCCTGCGAGCGGCAGGAAGAGCCGTCAGCTTAGGAGTTGGCCGCGCGGCCCGTCGGTAGGGGAGGCCTGGAGCAAGGGGCGTCCCAACGCCCCTTTTTCCGCCTGCATTTCACGCCATTACGGTCGCCGGTGAACGCCTGGCGGTCGCACTTTGCAAGGATCCGAACGCAAATCTCTTCACAATCGCTCCACTTCGCTCTCCTTCACTTCACTGCTGCGACCTTCGCTAGGCGCGGGCGGACAACACCCCCGTACGCCGCAGCTTCTGCCAGCGGAGGCGGCCTCCCGTGAGGGCCGTGATCCAGGACTGGAGCAGTACGACGTACATCAACTGCCGGTAGAGCAACTGCTGGAGAGGCAGTGAGATCAGATGGGTCATGCGTTCGCGGTCGAGGCGGAAGGCGTACGCGGCGCAGAAAGCCTGCACGGCGAGCACTCCGAGCCAGGCGGCGATGGTCTTCTGCGTGGGGCCGAAGACCAGGCCATAGAGGAGGAACACGTCGATGAGGGGCGCCAGGAGCGGGGCGAGCACCATGAAGAGTGAGACCAACGGCAGGCCTACACGGCCGAAGCGCCCGGAGGGGCCGGACTCGACGAAGGCGCGGCGGTGCTTCCAGATGGCCTGCATCGTGCCGTACGACCAGCGGTAGCGCTGGGACCAGAGCTGCTGCACGGACTCCGGGGCCTCGGTCCAGGCCCGCGCCCGCTCCGCGTACACGACCCGCCAGCCGTCGCGGTGCAGGGCCATCGTGATGTCGGTGTCCTCGGCGAGCGTGTCGTCGCTCATGCCGCCGACCCGCTCCACGGCGGACCGCCGGAACGCGCCGACCGCGCCCGGGATGGTCGGCATGCAGCGCAGCACGTCGTACATCCGGCGGTCGAGGTTGAAGCCCATCACGTACTCGATGTGCTGCCAGGCGCCTATGAGCGAATCCCTGTTGCCGACCTTCGCGTTGCCCGCGACGGCGCCCACGCGCGGGTCGCCGAAGGGCTGCACGAGTTCGCGGACGGTGGACTCCTCGAAGACGGTGTCGCCGTCCATCATCACGACGATGTCGTGCCGGGCGTTCGCGAGGCCCCTGTTGAGGGCGGCCGGTTTGCCCGCGTTGAGCTGGCGCACGACGCGTACGTTCGGCAGCCGCAGGCCCTCCACGATCCGCGCGGTGCCGTCCGAGGAGCCGTCGTCTATGACGAGGACCTCGATGGGGTGGTCGCCCGCCATCAGGGAGCGGACGGTCGCCTCGATGCACTTGGCCTCGTTGTACGCGGGCACCAGGACCGAGACCGGTTCGGTGACCGGGGCGCCCCAGTGGAAGTCCCGCCGCCGCACCCGGCGTGCGTGCGCGGCGGAGAGCAGCAGCATCAGGCCGAACCGGGTGAGGACGAGCACGCCCACGACCGCGAGGGCCACGACGAGGGCGTCGGTGATCTGCGCGGAGGCGCCGACCAGGAAGACCCAGGCCTTGCCCTTCCACAGCTCGACGCCGCTGACCCGCGTGTGCGCGCTGGGTGCGTCCAGGGCCTCCGTGAGGTTCCCGAACTCGTACCCCTTCTCGCGCAGTTCGGGCAGGAGCCGGTCGAGCGCGGCGACGGTCTGTGAGCGGTCGCCACCGGAGTCGTGCATGAGGACTACGGCACCCTCGCCGTCCTGGGGCGTGGCACGCCGGACGATCTCGTCGACGCCCGGGCGCTTCCAGTCCTCGCTGTCGGCGTCGTTCACGACGGTGAGGTAGCCGCGGTCGCCTATGTGCCGGGCCACCGGATAGGAGTTGTTGTCCATGGCGTCGGCGAAGGAGGAGTACGGCGGCCGGAAGAGGGAGGTCCGGATCCCGGCGGCCCCGGCGAGCGCGAGCTGGTTCTGCGACAGCTCCCAGTCGATGCGGGACGCGGACTGGTAGGCGAGGTCGGGGTGGTTGAAGGTGTGCAGGCCGACCTCGTGGCCCTCGTCGACCATGCGCCGGACGAGGCCGGGGTGGCGCGAGGCCATGGTGCCGGTGACGAAGAAGACGGCGTGCGCGTCGTGCTTGTCGAGGACGTCGAGGACCTTGGGGGTCCACTCCGGGTCCGGCCCGTCGTCGAAGGTCAGCACGAGCCGCCGTTCGGGCACGCGCAGGGTGGCCTCGCGGCCGCCGCGGGTGTCTATGACGGGGCCGCCGTCGAGGATCTCCCGCGGTACCTGATCGGTGGGCGCGGGCGGCCGGACACGGTGGTCGGCGAGGATCTCGCTGTGCACGTACCCGCGCAGCATCAGCATGGCGAGCAGCGCGATGAGCAGCAGCGAGGGCAACGAGTAGCGCAACGGCAGGCGCCGCCGCCGGGGGGCGCGGGCGGCCGCCGCCTTGCGGGGGCGGGTTCTGCGGGGACGGGTCCTGCGGGGGCGGGCGTTGTCGGGCGTGGCGTTGCCTCCGGCGGCGCTGCCGGGTACGGCCTTGCCGGGCGTGGCGCTGCCGGATGGGGCCTTGCCGAGATGGGCCTTGCGCGGCCGCGCCCTGCCCGGCCCGCGGCGCTCCTCGCTGGCGGGTGGGGTGTGGCCGACGGGGATGTGGTCGACGGGAGTCTGCCCGGCGGGCGGGACGTGACCAACCGGAACCTGCCCGACAACCGGAACCTGCCCGACCAGCGGGACGTGACCAACCGGAACCTGCCCGGCGGGCGGGACGTGGCCGAGGGAAGTGCCGAGACCGTTCGGAGCAGGGCCGCCGGGCAGAGGCCGGTCACCGTGCGCGGCACGGCCGTCCTCGGTGCCGTCCGCCCACCCCCAGTCAGTGGTGCGGGAGTTCATCGCTGGGCGTCCCCGGAGGAGGACGACCGGGGGTCCGCGGGCGGCTGCTGGGCGGCGGGCGGGGTGAAGTCGGCGGGTACGTCACCGTCGCCGGGGACCGTCGGCTGCGCGGGCGGGGCGGGGGGCCGGGCGGCCGGTGCCGTGGGTCCGGACCCCGGTTCCGCCGCGCCACCCGTCGGGGCCGGGCCTGGGCCGCCGCCACCGTCCACGGGACCCGAACCCGGACCCGGCTTGCCGTCCGCCGCGGCGGGCGCCGCGGCGGGCGAGCCCCCCTCGTCCCCCCGGCGGGAGTCGCCGGACCCACCGGGCCGCGCCACCGCCTCGGTGCCGTCCACAGCCCCCCGCGACGGAGCGCCCGCACCGGCCGACGCTGACGGATCGGCGGGGTCATCGGGGTCGGCCGAGTCGGTGGAGTCGGCCGGCTCAACGCGGTCATACGGGCGCCCGGACGCGTCCGCCGTGCCCGCGGGCCCGTCGCCCTTGCCGGGCTTCCCGCCCTCGGGGGCCTGCACCGGCAGCCAGGGCGCGTGAGAGCTGCCCGAGAACAGCGTGCCCACGATGACCAAGGCATAGACCGCGCAGGCGACACCGATGATCACGCCTATCCGGCGGTACCTCCGCCCGCGGCGGCCCGTCTCGTCGACGAAGACAGGACCCTCAACCGCACCGCCCGCACCGGCCCCGGTCGCCAGATCCGCCAGCGTCCGCCCGAGACCGTCGATCTGTACGGTGACCTCGTTCGGATCATGGGTATGTCCTGGTAGCGCATCTTCTCGCCACGTCTCCATGCGTACGCACAACCCCCCACATCACAGAACTCGGCATCTCAGAACGCGGGTGCGCGTACGACTCCAGGCCCCTTGCCGTCCGGACCGGGCCCCCACCCGACCCGAGCGCCGCCCCTATCACATCCCGCCCGGGCGATGAATGTAGCGCACCGGAGTGACAGGCGTGGTTATCAGTCAGATCTGACTCATCATGATGAGTGCATCTGTGGCCGGAACCCACCCATCCGCAGGCTTCTCCAGCCATCCTTCGGCGGCGGCAAGCTCCGCGGCAGCGGACCGTACCGCTGTAACTCCCGGATGAATCAGACCTTTTCGCCATACGAGCGACACGGGCGAGAGCGGTACGGGATCGATCAGCGGCCGCAGCTCGGCACCCGGCATGGCCGGAAAGTCCACCACGACCAAGGCCGGATTGCGCTTCTTCGCCATGATCCGCCCGAACTCCTCGGGCCCCACCGCCAGCGGCGCGGGCGGCGCGACGCCGATGCCGCGCCCCGCGAAGAGCCGGTGCGCGAGGTCGGTCCACTCCAGCGTCCGCGGGTTGCCCGCCCCCGCGTACACGGTCTCCCCCGCGAGGGCGTCCAGCGGCACGGCGTCCAGCTCGGTCAGCGGGTGGTCGCTGGGCAGCAGCACCGCCATCGGCTCGTACCGCACGGGCTGCTGGGCGAGCGCGGACCGCAGTGCGGGGTCGAGCCCGGCGTACCGCCCGAAGGACATGTCGAGCCGCCCGGCGATCATCTCGGCGGCGGCACCCGTGAGGCCGCTCTCGAAGCGGGCCATCAGCTCGCACTCCGGGGCGAGTTCGCGGGCCCGCTCCAGGATCCGCCCGAAGACGAGCCCGGGGCTGTTCAGATCGACGAGCAGCGGCCGCGCGGGCCCCGTGAAGGCGGCGACCAGCTCGTCCTGCGCCGCGAGGACCCGCCGCGCGTACGGAAGGAGCCGCTCGCCGTCGGCGGTGAGCGCGACCTGCCGTGTCGTACGGGAGAACAGCTCGGCGCCCAACTCGCGCTCCAGGCGCCGCACATCACGGCTCAGCGCCTGCTGTGCCACGTACAGCCGGGCGGCGGCCCGGGTGAAGTGCAGCTCTTCGGAGACGGCGACGAACGCGCGCAGCAGGCGCGGATCCACGTCACGAGGCAGAGCGGGCCCATCGGCGGGGCGTGTACGGGGATCGGACGGGCGTATGCCGGGCTCTGCTGTCACCGCTGGAACTTACAACGTGGACGCGTGAATCGGCGCCCAGAAGGTGTTGGACCCCGCGGGCCCCCCGCGGCGAGCCTGAGACGCATGCCCCCCGCCAGACCCCGCACCACGCCCCGCAATCCCTACACCCGCCTCTTCGCGATACCCGGAGCCACCGCCTTCACCCTCGGCAACCTCATCGCCCGCCTGCCCATGGGCATGTTCAGCGTGAGCGCCGTCATCATGATCTCCGGCGCCCGCGGTTCGTACGCGCTGGCCGGCGCCGTCACCGCGACCGGCCTCGCCGCGACCGCCGTCGTGGCTCCCTGGACGGCGCGGCTCGTCGACCGCCACGGCCAGGCACGCGTCGCCGTGCCCGCCACCGCGATCGCCGCGCTCGGCTCGCTCTCCCTGCTGCTCTGCGTGCGCTACGGAGCGCCCGACTGGACTCTCTTCGCGTCGTACGCCGCCACGGCCACGACCCCCAACACGGGCGGCATGTCCCGCGCCCGCTGGGCGTACCTCCTGAAGGGCGACGCCCCTGCCGTACACACCGCCAACTCCTTCGAACAGGCCGCCGACGAACTCTGTTTCATGCTCGGGCCCGTCCTCGCCGCCTTCCTCTGCGGCGCGCTCTTCCCCCAGGCGGGCACCCTGATCGGCGTGGTCCTGCTGCTGACCGGCGTGCTGGTCTTCGCCGCCCAGCGCGCGACGGAACCGCCGCCCCAAGGACGTACGCACTCCTCCGAAGGCGCGCGATCGCCTCTCCGCGCGCGCGGGATGCCCGCCCTGTTGGTCGGCTTCCTCGCCACCGGCGCCGTCTTCGGCTCCCTTGAGGTCGTCACGATCGCCTACGCCGACGAGCGAGGGCACAAGGCGGCGGCGGGCGTGATACTCGCCCTCCAGGCCGCGGGCTCCTGCGCGGCGGGCCTCGTCTACGGAGCCGTGAAACCGCGCGGCCCGCTCGTGCGCCGCCACCTCCTGTGCGGTGCGGCGATGGCGGCCCTGATGACGCTGCCGCTGCTCGCCGTGACGCTCACGGGCTCGCTGACCGCCCTCTCCGGAGCGCTGCTCGTCGCGGGGATGGCGACGGCGCCCACGATGGTCACCGGAATGACGCTGGTCCAGCACCGCACTCCCGAGGGGCGGCTGAACGAGGGCATGACCCTCGCCGTGACCGGGCTCCTCGGGGGCATCGCGTGCGGCGCGGCGGGCGGCGGCTGGGCGGTGGAGCGCCTGGCGCCCGCCGCGGGCTACTGGGTGCCGGTGGCCGCCGCCTGCCTCGCCCTGCTGCTCAGCAGCGCGCAGGCTTGCGCCACGAGCACTCCACGTCGCCGTACCGCTCCGCCGCCCGCGTCGAGCGAGGCATGACCGGCACGGCCTCGTCCTCCGTGGACGACGCGAGGGTCACCACGATCGCGTCCTCCAGCGCCTTCACCGAGGGGGCCAGATGGTTGTTCAGGATGATGCT
This window contains:
- a CDS encoding MFS transporter encodes the protein MWIERWDPEDERFWKEEGGERVARRNLAFSVLSEHIGFSIWSMWSVMVLFMGPEYGIDPAGKFFLVSMATLVGAVVRVPYTFAVARFGGRNWTVIAASLLLAPTVAAFVVMEPGTSYTTFMVCALLTGVGGGNFASSMTNINSFFPLREKGWALGLNAGGGNIGVPVVQLVGLAVIGASGGPRVVLGIYIPLILVSAFCAARYMDSISSVRNDTGAVKAAARDTHTWIMAFLYVGTFGSFIGYSFAFGLVLQTQFGRTPLEAAQVTFIGPLLGSLIRPVGGRLADRHGGARITLWNFVGMGAATGVVVLASVRESLPLFVGAFIALFVLTGLGNGSTYKMIPGIFQAKAEGKGLVGEEAAAHGRRMSGAAMGLIGALGALGGLGINLALRQSFQTVGSGTGAFVAFLAFYGVCSVVTWAVYLRGKASARTRTGAGADTDAKPQLSYAEV
- a CDS encoding MarR family winged helix-turn-helix transcriptional regulator; this translates as MAEQETAQQETPDEPRADAIDQLRAQWRRERPDLDLAGLDAMALVGRIKRADHLLSKGMKTVFTEYGLEFAEFDVLATLRRVGAPHELTAGGLLKTAMVTSGAITNRLDKLERKGLIERRQDPADRRAIRVRLTEAGLDLVDRAVVDHIANEQRMLTALTPADREALDWALRRLLVSLGDTHLG
- a CDS encoding EamA family transporter gives rise to the protein MVVSRISIAERGSSTQGHAGAPKPPASTSAPAPRSPSAKAVAGIAALAAIGPATWGTTYVTTTELLPPDRPLLAAALRALPAGLILLALTRRLPRGDWWWKAAVLGVLNFGAFFPLLFFGAYRLPGGVASTVSAVMPLLVAGFGAGVLKVRPTRRTLAAGLVGVVGVGLLVLRGSAAVDAAGIVAMLAATTLMALAVVLSKRWGRPDGVSLLTLTGWQLTAGGLVLAPIALTAEGLPDHLTGANLAGYAYLGIIGTAIAYALWFRGIERLPASSVSFLGLTNPVVATLAGLLLLGQTLTPWQLGGLVLVLASVVLGQSRRA
- a CDS encoding NAD(P)-dependent oxidoreductase encodes the protein MHTPTPTPRIRITVFGAAGTAGSRVVTEALSRGHEVTAVVRDAARFPELHPDATHRTGDAGNPDHVAELAAGQDVVINATRPAPGREADHAAVIGALLAGLAEAPGARLLVIGGAGSLTVPGTAGTLAIDDPRYVPPAWRHIAAASNAQYDALRTAPTDVNWTYLSPSAVLEPGTRTAAFRLGEDELLVDAEGNSSLSMEDLAVALLDETENPRHPRARFTAGY
- a CDS encoding glycosyltransferase — protein: MLMLRGYVHSEILADHRVRPPAPTDQVPREILDGGPVIDTRGGREATLRVPERRLVLTFDDGPDPEWTPKVLDVLDKHDAHAVFFVTGTMASRHPGLVRRMVDEGHEVGLHTFNHPDLAYQSASRIDWELSQNQLALAGAAGIRTSLFRPPYSSFADAMDNNSYPVARHIGDRGYLTVVNDADSEDWKRPGVDEIVRRATPQDGEGAVVLMHDSGGDRSQTVAALDRLLPELREKGYEFGNLTEALDAPSAHTRVSGVELWKGKAWVFLVGASAQITDALVVALAVVGVLVLTRFGLMLLLSAAHARRVRRRDFHWGAPVTEPVSVLVPAYNEAKCIEATVRSLMAGDHPIEVLVIDDGSSDGTARIVEGLRLPNVRVVRQLNAGKPAALNRGLANARHDIVVMMDGDTVFEESTVRELVQPFGDPRVGAVAGNAKVGNRDSLIGAWQHIEYVMGFNLDRRMYDVLRCMPTIPGAVGAFRRSAVERVGGMSDDTLAEDTDITMALHRDGWRVVYAERARAWTEAPESVQQLWSQRYRWSYGTMQAIWKHRRAFVESGPSGRFGRVGLPLVSLFMVLAPLLAPLIDVFLLYGLVFGPTQKTIAAWLGVLAVQAFCAAYAFRLDRERMTHLISLPLQQLLYRQLMYVVLLQSWITALTGGRLRWQKLRRTGVLSARA
- a CDS encoding LysR family transcriptional regulator, which produces MDPRLLRAFVAVSEELHFTRAAARLYVAQQALSRDVRRLERELGAELFSRTTRQVALTADGERLLPYARRVLAAQDELVAAFTGPARPLLVDLNSPGLVFGRILERARELAPECELMARFESGLTGAAAEMIAGRLDMSFGRYAGLDPALRSALAQQPVRYEPMAVLLPSDHPLTELDAVPLDALAGETVYAGAGNPRTLEWTDLAHRLFAGRGIGVAPPAPLAVGPEEFGRIMAKKRNPALVVVDFPAMPGAELRPLIDPVPLSPVSLVWRKGLIHPGVTAVRSAAAELAAAEGWLEKPADGWVPATDALIMMSQI
- a CDS encoding MFS transporter, encoding MPPARPRTTPRNPYTRLFAIPGATAFTLGNLIARLPMGMFSVSAVIMISGARGSYALAGAVTATGLAATAVVAPWTARLVDRHGQARVAVPATAIAALGSLSLLLCVRYGAPDWTLFASYAATATTPNTGGMSRARWAYLLKGDAPAVHTANSFEQAADELCFMLGPVLAAFLCGALFPQAGTLIGVVLLLTGVLVFAAQRATEPPPQGRTHSSEGARSPLRARGMPALLVGFLATGAVFGSLEVVTIAYADERGHKAAAGVILALQAAGSCAAGLVYGAVKPRGPLVRRHLLCGAAMAALMTLPLLAVTLTGSLTALSGALLVAGMATAPTMVTGMTLVQHRTPEGRLNEGMTLAVTGLLGGIACGAAGGGWAVERLAPAAGYWVPVAAACLALLLSSAQACATSTPRRRTAPPPASSEA